GGAGGGGCCGGTCTTCGAGACCTGGATCGCCATGAAGGCCGGCACCGCCCTCAGCATGTTTGCCGGAAGCTTCGTGCGCTTCCTGCGGGAGGAGATGGCGCGACCGGGACAGGTGCGGCCCGGACCGTGACGTGCGGCCCGGAGCATCCGGCTCGCCCCAGGCGACGATGATTGCTGCGGATTTCAGGCGCATCGGCGCCGCGCCTGCTTGCGCAATATCTCCAGATCGCAGGCGACGGCGAACCCCATCGCACGCTTGATCCAGGGCAACAGTGCAGTGCCGTTCATGGCAAACGCGACTTCGACCAGCCCGGTATCGCCGTAGGCTCGCCTGACGGCGTCGCGCACCTCCGGCGCATCGTCGCGCCGCCCGTCGACCGCGTCCGCCAAGGTCGCGACGGCGGCAATGTCCTCGGGAAGATCCTGATAATTTCCGGAAACGATTCGATCGACGATGGCGCCGTCGATTCCTGCGCCGAGGGCAAGGTTGATCTCGGCCGCGACGCACGTGCCGCAATCCGCCGCGATCGCACCGCGGAGACGAGCGGCGTGATACGCCCGAGCCGGCACCTTCGTGTTGGGATCGAGAAATCCAAAAATCTTGTTGTAACGCCTGAGCAGGCCAAGATCGATTTGCGCAATTCTGCGGACGTAATCGAAACCGACACCAACGCGCCGTTCCGCCCGACCGATGAGGCAGATGGCGATCTTGGTAAGCAGCATGGGAGTGCGGCTTCTGCAAGAGATGACCGAGTGCCGCCTGTCGCGGCACTCAATCGTCGAGTGGCACGACTCCCCATGGACTTTTGTGACAAGGACGCCGGAAGGTGGGAGTCGGCATTCTCGGCGATGCGCACACCGCAGTGTCGCGCCCATCGTCCCGGAAAGGCAGCCCCCGCATCGTTGATCCGATCGAGTTCCGAGGCCTCACCGTAACATGATGTTATGATCGGCATGCAACTTGGTACTCAGGATGCGAGCGCCATGGAGATATTGTGCAGCCCAGGGAGAGCTCGCCACGGGCGGGCGCACCATTGAGGGGCCGCACACCATGGCTCACGGACACGCCAGACCCATCCTGCTCGGCCTGATCGGCTCGCCGATCGCCCATTCGGCCTCGCCGGCGATGCACGAGGCCGCCGCCGAGGCGGTCGGCCTGCGGGCCCATTACCAGCTCATCGACGTTGCGAACGCCGACGACGCGCAGTTGCGCACCCTGCTCTCCGCCCTCGCCCCGATCGGATTTTCGGGCGTCAACGTCACCTTCCCCTACAAGGAACGGGTCCTGCCCGTCCTCGACGCCCTGTCGCCGGGGGCGCGTGCCGTCGGTGCCGTCAACACGATCGTGGTCCGGGACGGGCGGCTCATCGGCCACAACACCGACACGACCGGTTTCGCCCGCGCCCTCACCCAGGCCTTCGGGCCTGCACCCGAAGGCCCGGTGGCGCTGATCGGCGCCGGCGGCGTCGGCAAGGCGGTCGCGGTGGCGCTCGCCGGCCTGCCCGGCGTCGAGGTCCGGCTGGTCGATGCCGACCCGGCCAAGGCCGAGGCGGTGGCCGGCGCCCTCGCAGGACAGGCACCGGTGCGGGTCTGCCGCCGGGTCGAGGAGGCGGTCGAGGGCGCAAGCGGCATCGTCAACGGCACGCCGATCGGCATGCTGCCGGATCGCGGCACGCCGGTGCCCCTCGGCCTGCTCCATCCCGGCCTCTGGGTGGCCGATGCGGTCTACTCACCGCTCTGGACGCCCCTCCTGACCGAGGCGGCCCGGATCGGCGCCCGCACCATGACGGGACGCGAACTCGCCATTCATCAGGCCCTCGACGCCTTCGCGCTGTTCACCGGCCGCGAGGCGCCGGCCTCCGCCATGGAGCGGGCCTTCGACCGGGCGGTGGCACCGCTCGCCGCCTGAACCTTCGCCGCCCGATCCCTGGGAGCAAGCCCGGGGGCGCCCTTGCATTTCGGGGCCGGATATGGAAATGCGCAAACAGGCCTTGATTGATCTTTACTTTACGCCATTCGGCTCGCTACCCTCTAAGAAAAACCAAGCTGACCCAATGCCGCCCGGCTTGCGAAGGCGGCACCAATCCTGTCGAACACCGGAGGAACAACCGATGAGTGCGATACCAGGCGACCACGTCCACGACCGAGCACAATCGAAGAAGGCTGCGGCGAGCGGCTGGATCGGCTCGGCGCTCGAGTATTACGACTTCTTCATCTACGCGACGGCGGCCTCGCTGATCTTCCCGCAGCTGTTCTTCCCGTCCAACAACCCGACCGTGGCGATCGTGGCCTCGCTCGCCACCTACGGCGTCGGCTACGTCAGCCGGCCGATCGGCGCCTTCGTGCTCGGCCATTGGGGCGACACCCACGGCCGCAAGCACGTGCTCATCGTATGCATGTTCCTGATGGGCTTCTCGACCATCGCGGTCGGCCTCCTGCCCACCTACAGCCAGGTCGGCATCCTCGCCCCGATCCTGCTCGTCATCCTGCGGCTGATCCAGGGCTTCGCCGTCGCCGGCGAGATCTCGGGCGCGAGCTCGATGACCATGGAGCACGCGCCGTTCGGCCGCCGCGGCTTCTTCGCCAGCTTCACCCTGCAGGGCGTGCAGGCCGGCCAGATCCTGGCCGCCGCGGTCTTTCTGCCGCTCGCCCACTACATGCCGACCGAGGCGTTCAACTCCTGGGGCTGGCGCATCCCGTTCCTCCTGAGCTTCCTCGTCATCATCGCCGGCTACATCATCCGCCGCGAGGTCGACGAGACCCCGGCCTTCGCCGCCGAGGAGACCCAGGGCGCGGTCGCCCGCGCGCCGGTCGTCGAGGCCTTCGCCACCTCCTGGGCCGACATGCTGCGGGTGGTGTGCATGGCGCTGATGAACGTGATCCCGGTGGTCACCACCATCTTCGGCGCGGCCTACGCGGTCCAGGCGGCCTACGGCGTCGGCTTCCACAAGGACGTGTATCTCTGGATCCCGGTGCTCGGGAACATCCTGGCGGTGATCGTGATCCCGTATGTCGGCAACCTGTCGGACAAGATCGGCCGCCGCCTGCCGATCATCGTCGGCGCGCTCGGCTCCGGCCTGCTGTCCTTCGGCTACCTGTATGCCATCAGCATCGCCAACGTGCCGCTGGCGATCGTGATGTCGCTGCTGATGTGGGGCGTGGTCTACCAGGGCTACAACGCGGTCTTCCCGAGCTTCTACCCCGAGCTGTTCCCGACCCGCACCCGCGTCTCCGCGATGGCGATCTCGCAGAATGTCGGCACCGCCATCACGGCGATGCTGCCGGCCCTGTTCGCCACCGTGGCGCCTCCCGGCTCGACCAACATCCCGCTCACCATCGGCGCCATCACGCTGGCGATCACCGCGGTGGCGGCGGCGGCGGCCTTCAGCGCCCGGGAGACCTACCGCATCCCGATGAAGGAGCTCGGCCAGCCCCGCGCAGTGCCGCTGGCGAAGTCGGATTACGAACGGCTGCGCAACGAGGCGATGGCCTGACGAGATCGGCCCGGGCGCGTCCCGGGCCGACCGGCAGGGAGATGGGTGGGCCGGGCGCGGACAGCGTCCGGCCCGCCTCCGTTCCGGCCGGCGGTGCGGGCCCCGCGCGTAAACCTCGACCCGCGATGCTGGATTTCGCCGGCCAGATAGGGCATCGGGCATGGCATCCCCTTCGAGACACGGCGCCTCATGACCGAGACCTCCCCGATCCCGCAGGCCGCGCGCCCGAAGCTCGTCCTCGCCTCGGCCTCGCCCCGACGCCTCGCGCTGCTGCAGCAGGCGGGGCTGGAGCCGGACGCCCTGCTGCCGGCCGACCTCGACGAGGCGCCGCTGAAGGCCGAGAAGCCCCGCGACCTGGTGCGCCGGCTCGCCCGGGCCAAGCTCGACGTGGCGGTGGCGGCGGCGCGCGGCACCGAGGAGCTGCGCCAGGGCTACGTGGTGGCGGCCGACACCGTGGTGGCGGTGGGCCGGCGCATCCTGCCGAAGGCCGAGGTGACCGACGAGGCGGCGGAGTGCATGCGGCTCCTCTCCGGCCGGGCCCACCGGGTCTATACGGCGGTCTGCGTCATCGGCCCGAAGGACAAGCCGCGGGAGCGGTTGGTCGAGACCCGGGTGCGGTTCAAGCGCCTCTCGGCCAAGGAGATCGAGGCCTATCTCGCCAGCGGCGAGTGGCGCGGCAAGGCCGGCGGCTACGCGATCCAGGGCCTCGCCGGCTCCTTCGTGGTCAAGCTCGTCGGCTCCTACAGCGCGGTGGTCGGCCTGCCGCTCTACGAGACGGTCGGGCTGCTCGAAGGCGAGGGCTATCCGGTCCGCGGCGCTTGGGCGTGACGCGGCCTGAGCACCAAGAGGCTCCGGTCGATTGCCGAGGCGCTGAGGCGGTTTTCCCCATCCTCAACCTCATCCTGAGGTGTTGGTCGATCGAAGATCGACTGGCCTCGAAGGAGGGCTCCAGAGATCGCTGAGACTTCTGGGAGCCCTCCTTCGAGGCTCACTTCGTTCGCACCTCAGGATGAGGTCGCGAGGAGGGTGAATTCGATTTTACGATTTCTTCGATTGTTCGTCGGAAAAGCTTCAAGAGGAGTCGCGATCGATGACGCGCGATAACGACAGTGCTTCGCCCGCCTGCCCGATCTGCGGCAAGCCGGCGACCCCGGCCTCCAAGCCGTTCTGTTCCACGCGCTGCGCCGACGTGGACCTGCAGCGCTGGCTCAGCGGGCGCTACGCGATCCCCGGCCGCGACGAGGACGCCCTCGGTCAGGACGACGGCTCCCGAGAAGAGTGAGAGGATACTGAGGGAGAGCAGGGAACGGCCGGAGGCCTGCCCGGTTGACGGCGGCCTCACGCAACCGACAGCCGGAGCCGTCCCTCATGTCGTCCGACTTCCCCAACCCCCTCACAAAGCATCCCCGTCCGCCCTTCGAGGGCCAGCCGCAGAGCTTTCCCGGCCTGACCGGGCGGATGAAGCCGGAGCCCGACCACGGCGAGGCGAGCTACAAGGGATCGGCTAAGCTCGCCGGCCGGGCGGCCCTGATCACCGGAGGCGATTCCGGCATCGGCCGGGCGGTTGCCATCGCGTATGCCCGCGAGGGCGCCGACGTGGCGATCTCCTACCTGCCCTCCGAGCAGGGAGACGCCGAGGCGGTGGCCGGATGGGTCGAGAAGGCCGGGCGCCGGGCGCTGCTGCTGCCGGGCGACCTCAAGGACAGGGCCTATTGCCGCGAGATCGTCGCCCGCACCGCCGAGACCTTCGGCCGTCTCGACGTGGTGGTCAACAACGGCGCCTTCCAGCAGCCGAACCAGGACCTGGCATCGATCGACGACCAGGTCTTCGAGGACCATTTCCGCACCAACGTCTTCGGATCGTTCACCGTCACCAAGGCGGCGATGGCGCATCTCAAGCCCGGCGCCTCGGTGATCTTCACCTCGTCAGTGAATTCCAAGCACCCGATGCCGTCCCTGCTCGCCTACAGCGCCACCAAGGGGGCGCTCAGCAACCTGGTGCTGAGCCTGGCGCAGCTCTTGGCCGAGAAGGGCGTGCGGGTGAACGGCGTGCTGCCGGGCCCGATCTGGACGCCGTTCATCCCGTCCGGGATGGAGGAGGATTCCGTCAAGTCCTTCGGCAGCCAGGTGCCGTTCGGCCGCCCCGGCCAGCCGGCGGAACTGGCCTCGGCCTACGTCATGCTGGCCTCGGACGAAAGCAGCTACACGTCGGGGGCGCTGGTGACGGTGGCGGGGGCGATGCCGGTGCTGTGAGAGGATGAGACGAACGTCGCCGAGTGATTGACACACCGAGCATGTCACGACGTGATCCCCGGGGCCCGTCGAAGACGAGAACCCGGGATCCATCACCGCCAGCGTAGAAGAAAAAAAGCGGAAACGACTCCGCTTCATCCTGTCTTGTCAGCGTTTATTGATCCCGGGTTCCGCTTCGCGGCCCCGGGATGACGACGGATGCCTTCGTCTTGAGTCGAGACGAGCTTTTCACCGCGCGCAGGCCGGCGCCCCATAGCCGGCATAGACCACCCGCACCGTCCGGCAGGCCGGAGCCGGCGCCTCGGGTGCGACCGTGGCTTCGGCGGCAACGGCGACGGCGACGGGCTCGCTCTTCGGCGCATCCGCACCCGCCCGCACCACCAGCGGGGTCGCGATCAGGGAGAGGAGAGCGGCGGTGGCAACCAAGGTCAGGCGGTTCGTCACGGACAGTCTCCCCGAGTTTCGCGCCAAGTCTCCGGACGCATCCGGCGGCGTCATCGTCTGATCTGTACTGTCAACGAGCTTGACCGTGCCACGGTTCCGCCACACCGGCGAACGGGTGCGGCGGCGCACGCCTGCTTGACTCGGGGGCTGCCGGTTCTAAGGCTCCCCGCCACGATAGCGCCCGAGCCGAACCCGCGAGACCATGACCGCCACCGACGCCGACCTCCAGCCGACCCGCTCGTTCCAGGGGCTGATCCTGACGCTCCAGCGGTTCTGGGCCGCGCAGGGCTGCGTGATCCTCCAGCCCTACGACATGGAGGTCGGGGCAGGCACGTTCCATCCGGCCACCACCCTGCGGGCGCTCGGCCCCAAGCCCTGGAAGGCGGCCTACGTGCAGCCCTCGCGCCGGCCGAAGGACGGCCGCTACGGCGAGAACCCGAACCGGCTCCAGCACTATTACCAGTTCCAGGTGATCCTGAAGCCGAACCCGCCGAACCTCCAGGACCTCTACCTCGATTCGCTGAAGGCGATCGGCGTCGATCTCGGGCTGCACGACATCCGCTTCGTCGAGGACGACTGGGAGAGCCCGACGCTCGGCGCCTGGGGGCTCGGCTGGGAATGCTGGTGCGACGGGATGGAGGTGAGCCAGTTCACCTACTTCCAGCAGGTCGCCGGCTTCGAATGCGCGCCGGTCGCCGGCGAGCTGACCTACGGACTCGAGCGCCTGGCGATGTACGTCCAGGGCGTTGAGAACGTCTACGACCTCAACTTCAATGGCCGCGAGGGCGACGAGAAGGTCACGTATGGCGACGTGTTCCTGCAAGCCGAGCAGGAATATTCGCGCCACAACTTCGAGGCCACCGATACCGAGATGCTCTTCCGGCAGTTCCGCGACGCGGAAGCCGCCTGCCGGGCCTACCTCAAGGCCGGCGAGCCCGGGCCCAACGGCAACGATCCGCGCCACCGCATGGCGCAGCCGGCCTACGACCAGTGCATCAAGGCCAGTCACGTCTTCAACCTGCTCGACGCGCGCGGGGTGATCTCGGTGACCGAGCGCCAGAGCTACATCCTGCGGGTGCGCGAGCTGGCCAAGGCCTGCGGCGAAGCCTGGCGGCGCACCGATGCGGGCGGGCTTGCCGGTGCGGGCGTCCTTGCCGGCGAATCACCCGTCGCCTGACAGCCGCGCCGCCCGGCTTTACACCGCCCGTCATACCCTTCTCTCGATTTCGGGCTCTCCTTGGTGAGAGCCTTGAGGCCGCCCGATGCCCGACCTGCTGCTCGAACTCTTCTCCGAGGAAATCCCCGCCCGCATGCAGCGGCGCGCGGCCGAGGACCTGCGCAAGCTCGTCACCGACGCGCTGGTCGAGCGCGGCTTCCTGTACGAGGGCGCCAAGGCCTTCGCGACGCCCCGCCGCCTCGCCCTCCACGTCGCCGGCCTGCCGGCCCGCGGCCAGGACGTGCGTGAGGAGCGCAAAGGCCCCCGCGTCGGCGCCCCCGAGGGCGCGGTGCAGGGCTTCCTGAAGAGCGCCGGCCTCGCCAGCCTCGACGAGGCGAAGATCGTCTCCGATCCGAAGAAGGGCGAGTTCTACGTCGCGGTGATCGAGCGGCCCGGCCGCGAAACGATTGAGGTGCTGGCCGAGATCATCCCGGCCATCATCAAGAGCTTCCCCTGGCCGAAATCGATGCGCTGGGGCACCGCCTCGCGCGAGCCCGGCTCCTTACGCTGGGTGCGGCCGCTGCACTCGATCGTCGCGAGCTTCGGCCCCGAGACCGAGACGCCCGAGGTGGTGCCGTTCACCATCGACGGGGTCGAGGTCGGGCTGACCACGCGGGGGCACCGCTTCCTGGCGCCGCAACCGATCGAGGTGCGCCGCTTCGCCGATTACCTGCCGGCCCTGGAGCGGGCCTTCGTGGTGCTCGATGCGGACCGGCGCAAGGACATCATCCTGCACGATGCCCGCGACCTCGCCTTCGCCCGCGGCCTCGACCTCGTCGAGGACGAGGGCCTGCTGGAAGAGGTGGCGGGCCTCGTCGAGTGGCCGGTGACCCTGATGGGCGCCTTCGACGAGCGCTTCCTGACGATTCCCCCGGAGGTGATCCGCGCCACGATCCGGGCGAACCAGAAGTGCTTCGTGCTGCGCAGGCCTCCCGGCCCGGACGGGCGCGAGCGCCTGGCCAATGCCTTCATCCTGGTCTCGAACCTCGTCGCCTCCGACGGCGGCGCGGCGATCGTCGCCGGCAACGAGCGGGTGGTGCGGGCGCGCCTCTCGGACGCGGCGTTCTTCTGGGAGACCGACCGCAAGGTGCGGCTGGAAGACCGGCTCGTTAAGCTCGACAACATCGTCTTCCACGAGAAGCTCGGCACGCAAGCCGCGCGGGTGGAGCGCATTGCCAGCCTCGCCCGGGCGCTGGCGCCGTCGGTCGGGGCAGATCCCGATCTCGCCGAGCGGGCCGCGCGGCTCGCCAAGGCCGACCTCGTCACCGAGATGGTCGGCGAGTTCCCCGAGTTGCAGGGCCTGATGGGCCGCTACTACGCCGCCGAGCAGGGCGAGGACCCGGCGGTCGCCGCGGCGATCGAGGACCATTACAAGCCCCTCGGCCCCAGCGACCGGGTGCCGTCCGAGCCGGTCTCGGCGGCGGTGGCGCTCGCCGACAAGCTCGACACCCTGGTCGGCTTCTGGGCGATCGACGAGAAGCCGACGGGGAGCAAGGACCCCTATGCGCTACGCCGCGCGGCGCTCGGCGTCATCCGTCTCATCCTGGCGAGCGAGGCCCGGCTGCCCCTGCGGGCGCAGATCGCCACCGCCGCCACCGGACACGGCCAGGCCTCGGAGGCTTTCGCGGGTGATCTCCTCGCCTTCTTCGCCGACCGGCTGAAGGTCTACCTGCGCGACCAGGGCGCCCGCCACGACCTCATCGACGCCGTCTTCGCCCTGCCGGGCCAGGACGACCTCCTGATGGTGGTGCGCCGCGTCGAGGCGCTCGGTCGCTTCCTCGACACCGAGGACGGCAAGAACCTGCTCGCCGGCTCCCGCCGCGCCGCCAACATCCTGCGCATCGAGGAGAAGAAGGACGGCCGCGCCTACGACGCGGTGCCGGACCAAGGCCTCCTGAACCTGCCCGAGGAAGCGGCCCTCGCCGACGCCCTGCGAACAGCCGGCGCCGAAGCCGGCCGGGCGGTCGCGGTCGAGGATTTCGAGGGCGCGATGCGGGCGCTCTCGAGCTTACGCGCGCCCGTCGACGCCTTCTTCGACAAGGTGACGGTGAACGCCGACGACGCGCAGTTGCGCGCCAATCGTCTCGCTCTGCTCCATGCGCTCAGGGCGGCGACCCGGGAGGTGGCGGATTTCTCCCGCATCGGCGGCGAAGGTCGCTGAGTTCGAAAACTAACATAAGATGCGTTGCACAAGAGCCTCAGCACTTCACCAGGGAACGGTTTAACGACTTTTTCATTGTTTGTCGGCGCCGGGAACCGGTACAACCTCAACCGGTTCGATTCTCATCAACAGGACACGTCGGCGCCGCGCTCCGGCGGAAGGGAATGCCCTGTGCCGTAGCGCACCGCGAGGTGACGCGGCCGGTGGTTCCCTGCGCGCAGGTTCTGAGAGTCGGACCGGTGATGGAAGGCAGGAGATAGCCACGATGTCGCTCGGCGGGAAGGCTCGACCCACGGAGCAGAACGCTCCCCGGACGCCGGACGCATCCGCACCGCATGCGGGCGGCCGGGACGACGCAGGCGCCCAGGCGAGCGCCCGCATCCGCTCCCATGTGCGTCAGGTGCTGCTGCAGACGGGATCCGGCCCCTCAACCCAGGGGAATTGAGCGCACCAGCCGTCCGGCCCCGTCGCGGATCTCCAGCTGCCAGCCCTCCCCGAGGAGCGGCAGGTCGCCGCTCACCCGCATCTCGGCGATGACCGCCCGCGCTTCGGTCTCAGCCTGGTCGGCCGTGTCGGCCTCGACGCCCGTCGGGTCCTCGATCGCACGCGCGGGGCCGACCAGGTTGAAGAAATAGCGCTGCGGCATGAGGTCTGACCACGGTCGGTGATCGGGACGCAGCCCGGTTCGGGTCTCTCCGCCCGGCCCGCGTCCGATCGATTGCGAGTGCGACGCCCTGACGTTACCAGCCCGGTTCCGGGCTGGCATGTCAGGGAAAAGGCGAGTTGCACGCTCAAGCGTGAGCGATTCCGCGCCTGCCGCGTTCCTCCGAAGGGAGAGGGCGGCCGCCCCCCTTCTCCCACCGCCTGCGGGCGGCCGACGGACCACGGCGCGGCGAAGGCAGGCCGACCATGCAGCACGATTCCGCCCGAGCGCATCCCGAGAAGCGGAGACATCCGGACAAGCCGGGGGCCTCGGCCCGCAGCATCGTGCTCACCCTGCTCGGCGTCGTGATCGGCAGCGCCGGCTACTATGCCTCCTGGCGCTTCCAGACCCCGATCGGCACCCTTGCGGGCATCGCCGGCCTGGCGCTCTGCGTGATCGGCACCAGCCACGGGCATGACGGGGGCACGCGTCAGGTCGGATGATCGGCCCATGCGGCGAAACGCGGCCCGGGCGTGACCGATCCGGCGAGCCTCGGGAGACGTTGGTGCGGGAATCCTCGGTCGCGAGGATCGTCGATCAGGAGAATCCCGTGAACGCCAATTCCCCCGAGCACCGCATCGGCCACGACGTCGATTCCGTCGATCAGGTCAGCAGCGTCACGCTCTTCGGCTTCGCCGTCGTCGGTGCGGCCCTGACGGTGGCGCTGAACGCGATGCTGGTCTGATAGCCTGTTTGATCGATCTCTCTCGATCCAGAACCTTCCTCGTCATTCCAGGGCCGCGCAGCGGAGCCCGGGATGACGAGGAAGGCATGAATACTGTCGATCAGGTCAAGCAGGCTTGAGGATCTTTCGGCCTCGGAACGAGCCCGCAGAGGTCGGAGCCGCGCAGCCCTGCGCAGCGGCTTCAGGCGCGGTCGGCGGCGATTGTTGCCAAATCCGCCGAGCGTTCAGCGCGGGTTCGGATCCATCGGGTCGACGCCGCCCGGCTTCGGCCCGTCATTGGTCGGGAAGAAGCGCCGCGACGGCGACTGACGTGGCTGCACCGGCGTGCCGCGCAGGGGCTCGACGTCGACCTGGCCCTGGCGGTTGACCTGGCGGCTGCGCGGCGCCTCGTCGCCGCCCCGCGCCTGCTCGCGGCGCTTGCGGCCCTCGGGCTTGGCGGCGGCCACCGGCGCGTCCTCCTGCTCCTTCGGCTCGGCCACGAGGTCGGTACCGCCTTTGCAGTCGACCAGCCACACGTCGTAGATCGGATGCTCGATCGCGTGCAGGCCCGGACTCGAGGCGAACATCCAGCCGGTGAAGATCCGCCGGTACTTGTTCTCCAGCGTGACCTCGTCGACCTCCAGGAAGGCCGTGGTCTTGGCGCTCTCGGTCGGGGGACGGGTGTAACAGACCCGCGGGGTGAGCTGGAGCGCGCCGAACTGCACCGTCTCGTCCACCGCCACCTCGAAGGAGACGGTGCGGCCGGTGATCTTGTCGAGGCCGGCAAAGACCGCGGTCGGGTTGCGGATCTTGTCGGCCCGGGCCGGCGCAGAGGCGAACGAGCCTCCCAGGACGGCGCCGCCCAGAACGATACCGCGGAGGAGCAGGAAGGCGCCCGCGGCGCGGCGTGCGGTCATGCGGCTCAAACCCAATCGCTCCCGGCTCGGTAGTCGGCGGCCATCTTGAAGGCCTCTCGCGCCCGGATCGACGGGGCGCGCGGGCAGGATCGGCCCGCCCGCGATAGACACAAGGAGGATGGTGGAAAAAGGGCGGCTTAGTGCACCTCACGAAACTCCCGCTGCGCCGATGCCGCCAGAAGCAGGCACCGGGCAGCGGGCGGGAGTTTCATGAGAGACACTTACTCGCCCGGGACCCACGGCACGTAGTCGCCGGTCGCCGCCGGCCGCTGGCCGTAGGAGAGCTGCGAGCCCCGCGGCCGGTAGGCCGCCACGGTACCGGTCAGGTTCTCCTCGTGCGGCTTCTGCCACTCGCGCGGCACGTAGGTCTCCTCGGAGGGCGCGACATCGGTGGCGTGGCAGAGCCAGCCGCGCCAGCCCGGCGGCACCTTCGAGGCGTCGGCATAGCCGTTATAGATCACCCAGCGCCGCTCCGGGCCGACCGAGCGGTCGATCAGCGGGCCTTGCGCGCGGTGGTAGCGGTTGCCGAACTCGTCCTCGCCGACGAACTGGCCGTGGCGCTTGGTGTAGAATTCCAGGCTGACGGTCGAGCCGCTCCACCAGGTGAAGATCCGAAGCAGGGTGTCTTTCAGCGCCATCGCGACCGTCTCTGGGCTAACGCCCCCGGGGATTGGGAGGGAGGCCCCCCGTCGTCGCGCGGGACTATGGTGAGATGCCCCCCGGATGTCCAGCCTGTCCCGCGCCGCAGCATGGCGATCCTGCGCCGGGCGCGATCACGGCCGGGTTCGGGGCACGATTTGCTAACGATCTGTGAACAAGTCGGGGACCCGAGCTTGCGCCGGCTGTGGGCGGCGCGCAGCCCCGCCGCGATTCTTCCAAGCCCGTCCTGGGCTTAAGCCGGGCCTC
This sequence is a window from Methylobacterium sp. SyP6R. Protein-coding genes within it:
- a CDS encoding NADH:ubiquinone oxidoreductase subunit NDUFA12, whose protein sequence is MALKDTLLRIFTWWSGSTVSLEFYTKRHGQFVGEDEFGNRYHRAQGPLIDRSVGPERRWVIYNGYADASKVPPGWRGWLCHATDVAPSEETYVPREWQKPHEENLTGTVAAYRPRGSQLSYGQRPAATGDYVPWVPGE